One stretch of Chelonia mydas isolate rCheMyd1 chromosome 21, rCheMyd1.pri.v2, whole genome shotgun sequence DNA includes these proteins:
- the KCNA2 gene encoding potassium voltage-gated channel subfamily A member 2 gives MTVATGDPTDEAAALAGHPQDTYNPETDHECCERVVINISGLRFETQLKTLAQFPETLLGDPKKRMRYFDPLRNEYFFDRNRPSFDAILYYYQSGGRLRRPVNVPLDIFSEEIRFYELGEEAMEMFREDEGYIKEEERPLPENEFQRQVWLLFEYPESSGPARIIAIVSVMVILISIVSFCLETLPVFRDENEDLHGGGMSHHPYSNSTMSYQQSTSFTDPFFIVETLCIIWFSFEFLVRFFACPSKAGFFTNIMNIIDIVAIIPYFITLGTELAEKPEDGQQGQQAMSLAILRVIRLVRVFRIFKLSRHSKGLQILGQTLKASMRELGLLIFFLFIGVILFSSAVYFAEADESESQFPSIPDAFWWAVVSMTTVGYGDMVPTTIGGKIVGSLCAIAGVLTIALPVPVIVSNFNYFYHRETEGEEQAQYLQVTSCPKIPSSPDLKKSRSASTISKSDYMEIQEGVNNSNEDFREENLKTANCTLANTNYVNITKMLTDV, from the coding sequence ATGACAGTTGCTACTGGAGACCCCACGGATGAAGCAGCAGCTTTGGCAGGTCATCCTCAGGACACCTATAACCCTGAAACTGATCATGAATGCTGCGAGAGGGTGGTCATTAACATCTCGGGACTGCGGTTTGAAACGCAACTAAAGACGCTAGCTCAGTTTCCAGAGACCTTGCTAGGAGACCCTAAAAAGAGAATGAGATATTTCGATCCTCTCCGGAATGAGTATTTCTTTGACCGAAACAGACCCAGCTTCGATGCTATTTTGTACTACTACCAATCGGGGGGTAGGTTAAGGAGGCCTGTCAACGTGCCCTTAGACATCTTCTCGGAGGAGATCAGGTTTTATGAACTCGGGGAAGAAGCCATGGAGATGTTCCGAGAGGATGAAGGATACATTAAGGAAGAAGAAAGGCCTTTACCGGAGAATGAGTTTCAGAGACAAGTGTGGCTGCTTTTTGAGTATCCAGAAAGCTCAGGGCCCGCCAGGATTATAGCTATTGTCTCTGTCATGGTGATTCTAATCTCCATCGTGAGCTTTTGCCTGGAAACGCTGCCCGTTTTTCGGGATGAGAACGAAGACCTGCATGGCGGTGGGATGAGCCATCACCCCTACTCCAACAGTACCATGAGCTATCAGCAGTCGACCTCTTTCACAGACCCTTTCTTTATAGTAGAGACACTTTGCATCATTTGGTTCTCCTTCGAGTTCTTGGTAAGGTTTTTTGCCTGCCCCAGCAAGGCTGGGTTTTTTACCAACATCATGAACATTATTGACATTGTAGCTATCATCCCGTACTTCATCACTCTAGGGACCGAACTGGCTGAGAAACCAGAGGATGGCCAGCAAGGCCAACAGGCCATGTCTCTGGCCATCCTTCGAGTCATCCGCTTGGTGAGGGTTTTTAGGATCTTCAAACTGTCCAGGCACTCTAAAGGGCTGCAGATCCTGGGGCAGACACTCAAGGCCAGCATGAGGGAACTAGGCCTCTTGATATTTTTCCTCTTCATCGGCGTCATCCTCTTCTCCAGTGCTGTCTACTTCGCAGAGGCGGATGAGAGCGAGTCTCAGTTTCCCAGCATCCCAGACGCGTTCTGGTGGGCAGTGGTTTCCATGACCACAGTTGGCTATGGAGACATGGTCCCTACGACCATCGGGGGGAAAATAGTGGGCTCCTTATGTGCCATTGCCGGTGTATTAACGATTGCCTTACCAGTGCCAGTCATAGTGTCCAACTTCAACTACTTCTACCACCGTGAGACGGAAGGAGAGGAGCAAGCCCAGTATTTGCAAGTGACCAGCTGCCCAAAGATCCCGTCTTCCCCTGACCTAAAGAAAAGCAGGAGTGCTTCCACTATCAGCAAGTCTGATTATATGGAGATACAGGAAGGTGTAAACAATAGTAATGAGGACTTTAGAGAGGAGAACCTGAAGACAGCCAATTGCACCCTGGCTAACACAAACTACGTTAATATCACCAAAATGCTAACTGACGTGTAG